GTCGGCGGCCCGCTGACGCTCGGCCGCGCTCGGTTCATGGATCTCGGCGTTCCGGACGAAGGCCTCGTCGAACACCACGGAGGCGAAGTGCTGATCCGCGCCTCCGCGGTCGTCGTCGGGCTCCCCGTCGTCCGGGAACGGCTTGCCCCCCACGTCGTCCGGCACGGGACCAGCGTAGACCTGGGGGGCCGCTTTGGGCAGGGTGTCCGCCGAATTCCGGCCGCCCGGGGTGTGCGGACCGACTACCGGACGTGACCGTCGCCGGTGACGATGTACTTGGTGGAGGTGAGCTCCGGAAGGCCCATCGGGCCCCGGGCGTGCAGCTTCTGCGTGGAGATGCCGATCTCCGCGCCGAAGCCGAACTGACCACCGTCCGTGAAGCGGGTGGAGGCGTTCACCGCCACCGTGGTCGAGTCGACCAGTTGGGTGAAGCGGCGCGCGGCGGCCTGCGAGGTGGTGACGATCGCCTCGGTGTGCCCCGAGGTCCAACGGCGGATGTGCGTGACGGCGTCGTCGAGGGAGTCCACGACGGCCGCGGCGATGTCGTAGGACAGGTACTCGGCCGCCCAGTCCTCGTCGGTGGCGGGCAGTGCGGTGACCTTGGTCCCTTCGGCGTACGCGAGGACCTCGCCGTCGCCGTGGACGGTCACTCCGGCGTCCGCGAGGGCGTCGAGGGCGAGCGGCAGGAACGCGGCGGCGATGTCCCGGTGGACGAGGAGGGTCTCGGCGGAGTTGCAGACCGAGGGGCGCTGCGCCTTGGAGTTGACGAGGATGTCCACGGCCATGCCGAGGTCGGCCTGGGCGTCGACGTAGACGTGGCAGTTGCCCGTGCCGGTCTCGATGACCGGGACGATGGACTCCTCGACGACGGTCTTGATGAGCGAGGCTCCGCCGCGCGGGATCAGCACGTCGACGAGGCCGCGGGCGCGCATCAGCTCGCGGACGGAGTCGCGGGACTCGCCGGGGACGAGCTGGATGGCGTCGGCGGGCAGTCCGGCGGACTCGATGGCGTCCCGGAGGATGGCGACGAGGGCGCTGTTGGAGGCGTAGGCGGAGGAACTGCCGCGCAGCAGCACGGCGTTGCCGGACTTGAGGCAGAGCGCGGCGGCGTCGACGGTGACGTTGGGGCGGGCCTCGTAGATGATGCCGACGACGCCGAGCGGTACCCGGATCTGGCGGAGGTCGATGCCGTTGGGGAGGGTGGAGCCGCGGACGACCTCGCCGACGGGGTCGGGGAGGGCGGCCACGTCGCGGACGTCGGAGGCGATGGCGGCGACGCGCTCGGGGGTCAGGGTGAGGCGGTCGATGACGGTCTCGCTCGTGCCCGCCTCCCTGGCCTTGTCGGTGTCGAGGGCGTTGGCCTCGACGATCTCCGCGGTACGGGCCTCCAGCGCGTCCGCGATGGCCAGGAGGGCCGTGTCCTTGGCGGACCGCGGGAGTGGGGCGATGGCTGCGGCGGCCGTCCGGGCGGCTTGCGCGGTGGCGATCACGGGGGAGGCTGCGGTGGCGTCGTCGAGCGAGGTCATGCGGCCCAGGGTATGCCCCGGTCCGGGCCGGGCCGACGGGGTTTCACCCCGCGAGACGGCCCACTGCGCGACGGGCCACCCCGGGGCGGCCGGCTCGCGGGCCGGTCCGGCTCGCGGGGGCCCTCCCCGGGCCCGTCCTCGCGCTCAGTAGGGGTGCACGCCCACCGGGTGGGCCGGGGGCGGGCCGTAGCCCTCCGCCACGCGTTGGTGGTAGGTCGCGCGGTCGATGACCTCCAGGCCGACGATCTCCCAGGGCGGAAGCTGCGCCGAGGACCGGTGCTCGCCCCAGAGCCGCAGGGCGACGGCGGCCGCGTCGTGCAGGTCGCGGGCTTCCTCCCAGTACCGGATCTCGGCGTGGTCGTCGGCGTACCGGCTGGTCAGCAGGAAGGGATGGTCGTGGGCGAGCTGTTCCAGCCCGCGCCGGACCTCGGACAACGGCGCCGGCTTGCCGGAGACGCTCAGGGTGACGTGCCAGAGGCGAGAGGTGTCCGGCCCGTCCCCGTTGCCGCCCCCGCCAACGCCGCCGTCACCGTCCCCGGTGCCGACGCTGGTCAGCGCTCGTCTCACCAGCCGCCTCCTGTCTGCGCTACGCGTGTCCGCCCCCCACAGTTGACCAGTCCTCGGCCGGACGCGCGGCGGTTTTGCCGAACCTCAGCCCTGCAGCAGGACCAGATCGTCACGATGGACGACCTCCCGCTCGTACGCGGGTCCGAGCTCCCGCGCGAGCTCGCGAGTGGAGCGGCCGAGGAGCTGCGGGAGTTCCTTGGCATCGAAGTTGACCAGCCCCCTGGCCACGGCGCGACCGTCGGTGGCGCGCAGTTCGACCGGGTCCCCGGCGACGAAGTCACCCTCGACGCCGGCGATGCCTGCGGCCAGCAGGGAACTGCCGCGTTCGGTGACGGCGCGCACCGCCCCGTCGTCCAGTACGAGGTGCCCCTGGGGGGTGGAGGCGTGTTGGAGCCAGAGCAGCCGGTCCGCCGAGCGGCGGCCCGTGGAGTGGAAGAGGGTGCCCGTGCCGCGCCCGGCGAGGGCGTCGGTGGCCTGGCTGGCGGAGGTGAGGACGACGGGGATGCCGGCGGCCGCCGCGATGCGGGCGGCCTCGACCTTGGTGACCATGCCGCCGGTGCCCACGCCCGCCTTGCCGGCGCTGCCGATGGAGACGTGCGCGATGTCCTCGGGGCCGTGCACCTCGTCGATGCGGGTGGTGCCGGGGAGCGAGGGGTCGCCGTCGTAGAGGCCGTCCACGTCGGACAGCAGCACGAGCAGGTCGGCGCGGACGAGGTGGGCGACCAGGGCGGCGAGCCGGTCGTTGTCGCCGAACCGGATCTCGTCCGTGGCGACGGTGTCGTTCTCGTTGACGACCGGGAGCGCGCCCATGGCGAGGAGCTGGTCCAGCGTCCGGTAGGCGTTGCGGTAGTGCGCGCGCCGGCTGGTGTCGTCGGTGGTCAGGAGGACCTGGCCGACGCGGACGCCGTAGCGGGCGAAGGACGCGGTGTACCGGGCGACGAGCAGGCCCTGTCCGACGCTGGCGGCGGCCTGCTGGCGGGCCAGGTCGGTGGGTCGGCGGCGCAGGCCCAGCGGGGAGAGTCCGGCGGCGATGGCGCCGGAGGAGACCAGGACGATCTCCTTCTCGCCGCCGCTGCGGGCCTTGGCCAGTACGTCGACCAGGGCGTCCACCCGGTCGGCGTCGAGCCCGCCGGTGGCGGTGGTCAGGGAGGAGGAGCCGACCTTGACCACGATCCTGCGGGCGTCCACGACGCTCTGCCTAGCCGCTGACACGTCTGTCCCCTTGCCCCTTGCCTGATGTTCCCGGCGCCTTGCCGCAGGTGCCGGGAACTCAATCTACGGGGTGGCCCTTCGGGGCCGCGCGCGGGTTTCAGAGGGTGGACGGACCGCGGACCGGCTCGGCTTCCGCCGCGGCCGCGGCGCCCGGGACCAGGATCTTGCGGGACAGCAGGAAGGTGAACGGGATGGCCACGACGGCCGCCACGAGCGGGGCGATCCGGTCGTCCATGCCGGCCCACTGCACCAGGGCGAACAGGCCGACCGACTGGATCACGTAGTTGGTGATGTTCGTCAGCGGGAAGAGCGCGAACTTCTTCCACGTGGGCCGGGTCCGGTAGGTGAAGTAGGTGTTCATGAAGAACGAGCCGACCATCGACAGCAGGAAGGCGAGCGTGTACGCGGCGAAGTACGGCATCCACGGGTGCAGGAGCAGGTAGATGCCGAAGAAGGTCACGGTGTTGACGCCGCCCACCAGGGCGAAGCGGACGATCTGCCCCAGCTGTTCCCGTCGGGTGCTCCGGGGCGCCGGGGCGCTCCCGGTCACCGGGGGGTGACCGGGGGCGGGGACGTTCGAGGTCATCGGCGGCTGCGCTCCGAGATCACGGCTTCGGAGACGCCGGGCACCCGCTCCGCGCCGTGCGCTTCCTTGACCAGGAAGTGCGGGCGGCGCTTGGACTCGTAGTAGATGCGGCCGATGTACTCGCCGATCAGCCCAAGCATGATCATCTGTACGCCACCCAGGCCTGTGATGAGCGCCACGAGCGTGACGTAACCCGGGGACTCGACCCCGTACGTGATCGCCATCACGGTGGTCCACAGGGCGTAGAGGCCGGTGAGTGCGACCAACGACACGCCGAGCCAGATCCCGATCCGGAGCGGACGGTTGTTGAAGGAGATCAACCCGTCCATGCCGTAGTTCAGCAGGGCGCCGAACTTCCACTTCGTCTCGCCGGCCTCGCGCTGGGCGTTGCGGTAGTCGAAGTGGACCGTGTCGAAGCCGATCCAGGAGAAGAGTCCCTTGGAGAAGCGGTTGTACTCGGGGAGCGCGAGCAGGGCGTCCACGGCGGGGCGCGAGAGCAGCCGGAAGTCTCCGACCCCGTCGGTGAGCTCGACGTCCACCCAGCGGTTGACGCCTCGGTAGTACATGCGGCTGAGGGCGGAACGGACCTTCTTGTCGCCCTCGCGGGTGCGGCGCGCGATGACCTGGTCGTGCCCCTGCCGGTAGTGCTCGAGCATGGTGGCGATGAGCTCCGGCGGGTGCTGGAGGTCCGCGTCCATGATCACCACGGCGTCGCCGGTGGCCTCGCGCAGCCCGGCGAGCATGCCCGACTCCTTGCCGAAGTTCCGGCTGAAGGAGACGTAGCGC
This region of Streptomyces sp. NBC_00513 genomic DNA includes:
- the proB gene encoding glutamate 5-kinase, giving the protein MSAARQSVVDARRIVVKVGSSSLTTATGGLDADRVDALVDVLAKARSGGEKEIVLVSSGAIAAGLSPLGLRRRPTDLARQQAAASVGQGLLVARYTASFARYGVRVGQVLLTTDDTSRRAHYRNAYRTLDQLLAMGALPVVNENDTVATDEIRFGDNDRLAALVAHLVRADLLVLLSDVDGLYDGDPSLPGTTRIDEVHGPEDIAHVSIGSAGKAGVGTGGMVTKVEAARIAAAAGIPVVLTSASQATDALAGRGTGTLFHSTGRRSADRLLWLQHASTPQGHLVLDDGAVRAVTERGSSLLAAGIAGVEGDFVAGDPVELRATDGRAVARGLVNFDAKELPQLLGRSTRELARELGPAYEREVVHRDDLVLLQG
- a CDS encoding GtrA family protein, which codes for MTSNVPAPGHPPVTGSAPAPRSTRREQLGQIVRFALVGGVNTVTFFGIYLLLHPWMPYFAAYTLAFLLSMVGSFFMNTYFTYRTRPTWKKFALFPLTNITNYVIQSVGLFALVQWAGMDDRIAPLVAAVVAIPFTFLLSRKILVPGAAAAAEAEPVRGPSTL
- a CDS encoding glycosyltransferase family 2 protein, which encodes MTKLSVVVPCYNEEAVIDRFDAEIRRVLDALPIEYEVCYVDDGSRDGTLEKLRKIAAEYGDQTRYVSFSRNFGKESGMLAGLREATGDAVVIMDADLQHPPELIATMLEHYRQGHDQVIARRTREGDKKVRSALSRMYYRGVNRWVDVELTDGVGDFRLLSRPAVDALLALPEYNRFSKGLFSWIGFDTVHFDYRNAQREAGETKWKFGALLNYGMDGLISFNNRPLRIGIWLGVSLVALTGLYALWTTVMAITYGVESPGYVTLVALITGLGGVQMIMLGLIGEYIGRIYYESKRRPHFLVKEAHGAERVPGVSEAVISERSRR